The Euwallacea similis isolate ESF13 chromosome 21, ESF131.1, whole genome shotgun sequence genome contains the following window.
AATATACATATTCCTCCAAATactgaaaaatcaattttatgcTTTAAGAGCTGCGTGCAAATCACCAAAATATCCTCAGcagaaaaactgaattaattttctgTGACCATTAAGGGCTTCTTTCCTTCATATTCATGGTACTTTTGCGAAactaaaaaatggaaataaaaatatttatcgttgaaaataaatctattgaTCAATTAACAAAGTTGATATCATCCTAACACTTTAATCAGGATCTAAAAGAGGATGAAAGCTATAAGAGCTAAAATCCTATGTTCAGTTGCTACAAATTGCCAGTTATCAATGTGTGCAAGCACAAATCCTGCTGAATTGTCTTGTTTCAGAATCTGCGCTTAAAATATAGCGAAACATTTATCTTTcggaattattttaaatgggttTCCTCCTCCGTGTTGTAGTTAAATACCTCGAAAGAAGCATTATTTCACCTCTAACATAgagataaaaattgatattccTTCTGCATCGTTCCCCGGTAGCGAAATGCTCAACTACAGGTTCGAAATGTGGAAGAAACTCTGGCCAAATCATATTTTACGGAGTGTATCAATTTAGTATCTCCTCTGACAAGAATTCTAAACACCTTCTTAAACGGCGATGTTAAATTGCTTTTCATGCCTAATTTTCCCTGTTAGATTTGACTTGCAATTAATTAGAGAAAAAGTTAGTCATGAAATAATTCATATAGCATAATTCAGTTTCTCCCTTTATAAGCAGGACATGTTTCTGCCTTTCTTGTTCTCAATGTAAAACGACCGGAACATGCATAAGTCGTTTGTTTGCTGACTGGTTTCATGGTAAATCAGTTGCATGCCATTCCGATTTTATTGCTTCCAAGACAACGTAGATTTGGAATAATTGATATCTGAAACCCGCAACTGAATTGTGGAATGTGGTAGGCTCTAGCTAGACAATGGAAAGTTGTCTAGGCAAAGTGGTATGTAGGTTATCCATAAATGTCGACTaagatttttctaattctaatttttccTTGTAGCCATTGATCGATAATCGTGCCTCCTTCCCCCCTTGCCTTCAGCAATCGCTTTGATTTCAACTTGTAAACGATTAatgacaattttaattaaaactaggAAAGTGCCAATAATTGAACTAATTCCATTGAGGATTAAAATCGTTCGATCCCAAGTAATGCAATCATAAATCCATTCTGCTGTTAATTTAAAGCCGATTGCCATTTCTGGGTTAAATATAATGACGAACCAATTCTCATATGAATTATCTAAATGGCTGAATTCAACATACCTAAACCTTTTTTCAGAACTATTCCAATTACAGTCGGTAATTCCATGAAAGTTATCTGGAAATATATGTCAGTCTTTGTGCCTAATCCAGACGTTTATAGGCTATAAAGTTTTCGTTATTTACGTATCCTAAAATTGCTGGAATTGCTCCAAGCAAACACGAGTGCTAAGATATTACTAAGGTGAAGAACATCGTCAAGAATGTCCGGGATTTATTGAGCtttaatattacaaattttcaccTCTTTAAAACGTCTTACAGTCTTAAAACCATCAGGTACTTGGCACAgttccatttttgttttctaattAAATCCTATTAGGTCACAATACCCCAGGACAAAGGTGCCTGACTGATCGAAAGTAcacgaaaatattaattacctGTTAGCTGGtataattaatgataattaGAATCTAGGACATATCCGATACTATCGGGGCATTTGGAGTTGGGACCTCGATTGAAATCGgacataaaaatgattaaaatgatTGAATGACTGACATAATGGTTGCGGAAATATCAATTGCCAAGAGATAATCGAAAGTTATTTCTATGGGTGTGTTTCTGCTCTTTTGTCGCAATACCGATTTTGAATCGATCTGAAACGAAAGACTGGTTTTCGATTATGTTATTGCCGTAAGGTTGCTTGTGAGagaattcaataataaataactgagGTATTCTATGACAAAGCGGACATATCAGAAGTTGCTTATCATTCTTGTTCAGATTGAAAAACGAAGGCAGAAATTTCATATATAGTTTTGAATAAGATTCCGCGTGTGATGGATTAAACGCTTTTGAGCACGAATCGTACGTCTTGTGAGGAAACAAAGATCCAACAATTTATTTCCTGCTGCCATTGGGACGAGCCGAAAGACAAAAATCCGCTAGATAACGCAATTGGATGCAATTTTTGGGAGAATGACCCCTAACTAATggcattataataatatatttaatagtagtaaaagcaatttattttttcgcaataaatgcaaatttaatctTATTAGAAGATAAAGAATCTGCAGGTGATTGCTTGTTACACACCTGTCGATTTGAGCATTAGGGTGGGAAACCAGCCTAAATGTCTcggttaattttattaagaagGTCAGCTAAAAATCAGCTCCCTAATGTCATAATCCAATAAGCATTCGTTATATTTCGGTTAACTTATTGTAATTTTCTGGCGTCGCAGGTCGGTATTCGAAGCATTGAAGGTCGGATGTGTGTCTGAGAGGCAGAACAGCTAAGAGAAAATTTGGTAATATCAGTGTGTGGGCCTCAAAAAATCGATGACATTGTAGAACCACGTGTTTCGgacttattttgaaaaataagttttgtcaaaatatcaaacaaaatCTGTCAAAATAAGATTTTGACAGATTTTTGAATCTTAATTTGCCATCAGACTCGGCAGACACCTTCGTCTCAGTAAACCGATCTTAGAGCTTTCTTTAACCGAACCAGAGAGACATTCCAGCTCATTCagaatatttatgaaaaaaaatgggtttttgaAGAATTGCGTTGGGAACCAATTAAGCCTGCAATTTTCTTTAGACCCTACACAGACTAATCCGGTCCAGTTTTTACTTGAAGACATAATTTCAAAGTCGCGATTTCAACGATCTCCAATCCAGGCgtaatttcattattctcGGTCCATGATTCGGATTAGTTCAAGTGGTTCGGGAAACTCACAGAGATATGTAGTACCTGCACCATTTTCATAAGTTCATTGCTGGCTATGCCTGTTATAACTTTAATGTGCACGACTCGAACCGTTGTCAAGATTAGCGACCGTCGACGCTAATTATACCACTTGAATCTAATGCGTTTAGCTATAATATTAAATCATCGAAATGAAAGCAACCTGCCCCGTACATATGATGAGGGTCCATGGCATTAATAACTTATGATACCATCTTACTTCCGACCGTCAGCTACGAAACAATAAACTGCTATAAATGGGACCGTGTGAGTTTCGGACTCACTCAATGTTCACAAAGACTACTTCAATTAGCTCTGGAACTGAATATGTTTCAATGTACAAAAAGTTGACAAATTGATTGCAATTTGTGCATTGTGACGCTATTGCAGGGCAGTTACCTACATGCGAATGCTTTTTGCAGTATGACTATTTAATagttgtttaatagtttttaattagGTCATACTTCTACTGCATTAAGATATAACAATAACGTTGCACATTTACATGGGACAGCCTTGATTGCGCTTTTATCGCATGTTGAATGAAGGACATTAAACAGTCACTTTTTGAAACTATTTTGGGACCAGTAGAATGTATTAATAGTCCATGAAAACATGACCACCAAGCCCATCCACTTAATCAAGTTAGATCCATTTTTTATCATCTTCAACCCCAATGCATGCAGATACGCGCAATAATATGCTCGTTAGTGTGATATGGTCCCCTTTTTATAAGGGAGCGCTAATGATTCCCTAGCCAGGCTGAGGGGGTTGATaatatcattttcaaatttccccCCTCCACCATGCAGAGCAACGTGCTCTTAAAtaggatttttaataatttaaagaacaGAACAGTCAAAGGAACTTAAGTCACGAACTTGCTCCGGTTTGAGACATGCCGCATCAACATCCCCACTTTGATatagcatttttattttcgtttcaaTGTACAGGATGTCTCAATTAGTCATGGGCATGATTACAAGCCGGCGTTGAGCCTGTGTGACTTTTAGCGGCACGAGATCATGTTAAATTTGTCTCTTGTTAAAATTGTTCCAGCAGAGATTAAGGGTGGTTACCAAAGTTTTGTGACTGTCTCTTGCATAAAGAAACTAATTTTAGCTAAAAGTGTACGGCACTAAGGCAGCGATTTTACCAAAGAGATGGCTTAAAAATGGATGAAAGATTCAATAAAAGCTCGATTCAAAAGCAACGAAAACAAACTAAAGCGTTTGCCTTAAAGTTTTCGTGCTGGCATTGTTTTTACATGTTTCAACAGCTGTTCGTTTGTAacataataaatcattttttatttgcaattaaatCTTCAAGTGTATGTTTGTCTATACACGAAGCGCGGCGGCGGCAAATGAACCATTTGTACAGAATGACAAATTGTCGGGAACTGTTTCATTTTTGTAAACGTCAAGGGTTATTAATACggttttaaattagttttcgTAAATGTTCTGTTTTGTCGAGGCGGGGGAAAATGCTTCGATGACGTTTGTAACAATTTGcttatttaacaattaaaaatcttcgagaaaaatgtaacattGTCCTGACGTTCCACCACAGGAAAGAGAATCGAGTAAATCTGGATAAATGGATGAGATCTGCAGACCTCCACTCCGGAAGAACTGGCACGAAAAATTCTTTTGTAGCGGTCTTTTCTGTGGGGAGTTTACGTCATCATCAAACTGCTAACAGTGCAATGGAACAGCCGTAGCAGTTCCggattagaaaaaaatatttcttttaaatggaaaaaagcgTTTAAGAACAGCGGAGGAAttggaaataaagaaaactgagtatttgccactttttttttatagaggagGGAAACCTTCCGAAGGTACCCGGTCTGGTTGCAGGGCGACCAGGTTATGTGGGATTCAGCCCTGACGGGgacgcctacccactaaaaccctCCTCTCATCACCCTGGACCCCCCTGGAACCGCCGTAAGGCATTAATTCAGGGGGGAGGTGGTACCCTTACTCTCTTCATGAGTATTTGCCACTAGGTAAAGACTGGAGACAAAATAAGTTAGAAAAAACAATCTCGCTCCGATCATCACGCGGAATCTCACTCCTTAGTCGTACAGAGCGTTTCCCAACTTGTTACATAAATAGCTATTATACGACTTTTCAGAAGATAGAATTATGGTTGCTTGggcaatttttatgtattttacaTAACGCAACTCAAAAACTAGAGGACATTCATTTCGAAATCAACCACGAGTTCATAACATATTCAATAAGAAcagttataaaaattgttactCATTATTACTACCAGCattagcattttttcaaatctgaagcatttttttcctttgaacaAAGCTGCGAGCACTATCATTACCACGAGAAAATTATGTTATTGTAATACTAATACGAGCGAACAAGGTCATCTATTACGTATAACAATTAGCCTTTATTAATAGGCTGGGCAACGatcaaaagacatttttatcgtaaaatattcatttgcaATTGCGCTCGATATAACTTTGCCTTTGATAACATCGACCATTCTTGGAATAGTAATAAACAACGACTGATTTAACTGAGGATAAAACGCAAATACCTTGGCAAGTTTTTATTGTGTGCATTTCTTACAGCAAATACCCTGAATAATCATAATAATTGGGCTGATTGCAATTTATGGTGCTCTACTGGGCGAAGAGTAGCCCATGGCACTGAAACTGCACCTCACGCACCGGATGTGCTACCGAAGATTCGAAACCTACCTGTAGATGCTCCGCAGATAAATTAGGCCTTTAGGCCCGCCGCACAGAAAgataaaactattttcatgCAGCTGCCATAAAGAGAAAATTCTCTACGTTAAAGCACACACGTTCATGTATAACGTAAATACCAATTCAAGCCCTTCATATCTAAGGCACTTGAGAGTTGTAGCTGGCAGAAAATTCAGAGGGTGGAAAACTAAATTTAGGCAAAtgtaataataacaaaattgtgTACAAGGGATGTCGCAAAAGGGTCCGCTCCAACTCTTTGAAGGGTTTGTATCAAAAGAAATTAGGTGCTTATGAACACAGACAGAAATTAGTTTCTCTGTGAAATTATGCCAGAATCGAGTTAAGTTCGTAACGCAATTGGACTTGTTTTGCGAGGGAATGTTTCCGATGTGCTTTAAATAAGggggaaaattatttaaaacacctACATAACAGGAGGCAattatttgccatttttccCTTGCTTGGCAGCTTTCAGCAGCAAAGCAGCAAATCCCCGTTTTTATCGCCATTGAAGTGAGGGTGAAAACAGGAAAACAAACACATCTTGTCGCAAACATTCCATACGTCCTCTATGAAAATGTAATCCATTTTTTATCTCGACAAAACAAGTTCCTAATGCATTTTCCCCGTGAAAATGatggaaatttcttttccCCTTAGATATGATGTTCCTCTAGGATTTGCACTCGCTTTTGCCGACGTGTGTATGGGAATAGAGCGGCTTTACACACAAACGTATTGCCGAGAAAATTCAATTGACAATGAAAAATCTTCTATAAAGGGAAAATGGCTCGAAGCGAATACCATAATCTCTCAGGTTTCGATAAACAAGATCCGCCTAGGTTCGGGTCAATATGGCGATTTATGTCGAGATATATAACACATTACTCACGTACTTACAGAAGATTAGTCAGGGCTGTCAAAGAACCGGCGGGAATGATTGTACCACGTTACCATGTTACGTAAAGGTAATTTTATCGGTAATATGATCTGTTAGCAAACTCAAGGTAAAACACGAATAACAGttaatcgaaaaataaatgaggAACCCCCACAATTCGAAAAGCGATTGCGACCAACCAAGGAGACAAATAAATTAGCTTTTTGGCCTTAGATTATTTCGATATCTGCCCGCAGGTGATTCAATTTAATATATCACGAAGTACCTTGATCGGTGTATTAAATTTGCGGTTTAAATGCAGATGAATTCGGTGGTACACTCGATCTGAATAAATCgggattttttctttaagtaatTACTTGCCATCTCCCGGCATCAGAAGGCCATAGCTTGTGATGCCCTTGGAGTAGCTGAAATACGAATAATCTCAGATGATTCTAGAATCGACTCTTCTAGGGTGTAAGTCACGTTGAATCCGAACTCATGAAACTCACTGAGGccaaatttagcaaaaatcCTGATGGTCAGTTATTCCGTAGGGCTGGGTGTCCCAAAATCGACCCTCGACGCGACGATCTCGAAAACCACTCGATCGAGATACTGAATCGGTCTAATGAAGACAAGGTTGTGAGTGAGCTGGCTGGTGTAGGTGAACCGTTAGCTATTGCAGTGTTtagtcaattaattttaaaaacatacaGGGCGGCCACCATCTAATGGGCCAAAACGCATTTTCTCCTTTCGTGAATAAAGGAGGATCGGGGTTCTTGCGGTTAACTTAGCAGCTGGGCGTGTTTTCTAAAGAGAATGAAGAACTGGGCGTGTGGATTTTCCTGAACTTGGCTGACCCGATTGACCTGAACTAGCACTCGTCGATTAGATATAGTAATCTAGGGCGTTTGAGAGATGCACGCACATACAATTCCCTCAAGGCCGGCTTACTCAGTTTTTTGACATGCAGATAATCTAAATACACGGCATTACTGAAAACAAATTTCCCTGGTTGGAAAAACGATTATCATGTTCACTGCTCAGTGACTAGCCCATgacttttcttcttttttatttccgaCTATTCACCGCTGAGCTCGCCTTGGAATTTAatgcagaaaataaaaaacaaatccagaataacaattatataaaataattatatgtttCCTCGGAcggtattttatttaatcttcgCGTACGTTCAGATCCTTTTAGATAAGGCGCTCTTACGTTGGGGCAATGCACAGATAAATCAAGAACGAGAGACTGCTGAAGAAGTGTATATTAAATCTTTACATGcaggtttttgcaatttgatTGTAATTCCTTAAAACACTTGAAGGTTATATTTTCAGTAAGAGGATTTCGATTGTCCTTTGTGCTGGGTAGACGGTTCCTGAGATATTAACATACAATGCCTGCTTGGCCCTCTCTGTCTGAATAATTTATCAGTGATATCAATAATATATTGATAATTAGTTTCTCAAAAGACTGATTTTCTTAACAATGCAATTATATGGGAGGAGACATGTTTGCCTTTTCAAAAGGgtcatttacatttttgtataCCGAGTGCGCAGGGTGTCCGCCACGAAGACAATGGTACTGATTCTATTATGTGGGCAATTTTTTCGTCGATTCGATTCACCccgtatatttatttaagttaatgGTTAACGTGGTCTGACTGAAGGTTATTGTCATGACAGACTGCATACGCCTATTTTGAATACCTAATACAACAATACAGGTGCTATATTTACTTTTGCGGTGCAAAATGTCTGTCACGAACTGTTCAATATCAAAACCTTGAGGAATATTGATTAGGCCTCAGGATGCCTTTCGATATTTGAAGTACGTGACAACTTTCTATTTCAACAGTAAATTAGATAAATGCCAGATAATGTGCTGGTAAGTTCCTACGCCATGCCACATTCGCACAATTACATGCAGCATTATTGCATCAAACGTGTTCTTGGATGCTGCAAGGCATGAGATTTGCATAAAAATCGAACGGGGTATTTTATCAAACAAGATAAATATCTCagtatttttgcttttgtaATCAAAAGCATTCTCACCTTTTTGTCAAGACTCAAGATGTTTTGTTGCTAATATCGGCTAAGCTTTCTGTGTGTACCGAAGGGCAAACCCTTAAAAGCATACTCAAAGTCCCCTCTGTGAAACAATTTTTCCCCCGACAAAGTATGAAATTGCCCATTAAAACCATATTACGTTTTTAATTTGGCCTTCAATCAAAACACCGGCCTGTTTAATAAGGGACAAGTCTTAAATGGGCCCTTTTGTTTGCTAAAATGCGGCTGAAGTATGCAACCATGACGATACTTTTCTTGATTAACTTCATCGATAGTTAGGGCTTTTACGAAATTGCCTTTGTGTAAAAAAGTCATGTGTAGTGCTTTTTATAGGCATTTTTTCAggcaatttgaaattaatttacggCCCATCTGAGGAAGCTGGAAAGAAACGTAAATTAgagagttaatttttttgtttcaaagagAAACGAAGTAATATAAATCACCATCATGCGCAATCAATCGAGGATTGCCCGTACGTAATAGAATATTGGGAGGTACCGCAAGAAAGAACATACATATACACGTTTGTTGATATAGTTTTGGGTACTTCTAACCCTATGCAGTTAGTACAGCTAGCCCAGCTCCCCACCCCCTCAAATCCACATAATAATTATACATTCTCCATTAGTCTCAACCGTCTCGAGAATTCAGGAGAGGGGATTATGCGTCCCTCTATTCTCTTAAGGCCCCGACATCGACCTCCGGATAAGCCATTGATTCTCTCCCAATTTGCCGGACTTGCCCTCGTATTAACAGTCGGGCTCTTAGCTTACCCTGTAATCCAGTCGCTGCCTTATTGTAATTCTAGTAATGAATTAGTGGAGACACGGCTTTAGATTTGCTTTGTTTTAAGCCCTCCTCCGGGCGGGTTTCAACTTTTAATGTTGCAGGAAAATTTCCAACAGTCGTAATTCGCATACGAAGACATTTCGGTCCAGATAGAGCTTACTGCCCTGGATGGCACGTTAACACTAAATCCGTGGTCTTTATATTTGTAAACTGCACCCAGACAAAATCGAAACGGCAGGTTTTCAGGCATTTTGGAGCTTTCAAGCATTTTGAAGCTTTCAGGCATTTTGAAGCTTTCGGGCATTTTTGAGCTTCGGAACAGAAAAGACTCCGAGACTCCGCTTCCTTTAGAGTCTTTGCCGAACGCTTTAATTTATTCCCAAATACATTGTTGTCATAATGAACTTACTTCCTTactatttaaacatttatgtTCTTTACAGCCATATTTCCCCGAATTTGCGACGAACCTCTTTGTAAAATCACTCCAGTCGGGATCAGACACACATTTAACGTCATGTCAAAACAATTATAGCTCTATTTTCCCTCAGACATTGCATTACTACTCTTTGACAGGCCGGATTAGTTATCCCGCCTCGTCCCTTGGGGGACACTTATTCCCGGTTTCTGGGATAAGCCCTTGATTCTGTCCCAAATTAGAGGATTCCCAGCAAGGACTTTAAGGTTCACCCCGGAAGCCCGTCCTTGTTTCGTATGCTACAAATGTACAACTTTCGTATAGATTAAAATTTCGCACACAGGAGTGTAATAGAAGCGATAAACATGTGTAGCTAAATTGAACAATAAACACCGCATCAATGTATCAAATTGACCATTATCCGCAGGGCTATCACTTTGACAGTCCACCTAGCTAATTATAAACCAATATGGATGCTTTTGTCTCGTGTGCGCTCGTGTATAGAACACCGGAGACAATTATCATATCTGCCATTAACTATTTGTCCCTGTTATCCCTTATTGGGACTCCAAAGGGTTTGTTAGTGCACAAAGCGCAGTTGGCGAGTTGTTGTCTTGGATTTGATTTCACTAATTACTATTGAAGCCAATTGGAGTCGGGAAACCAGTTTTAATtgtactttaattaaaataacatacATTCTGTCGAtgacaaacaaatattttacgaACTCAGAGAACCACATCAAGAAGGTCTTCCAATAACCATTTTTACTCCTGCAGTGACGTTTCCATTGAATATTGTATCAGCACCATCAAAGACCCTGCGTCTGGCACGAACCTCAGTTCCTAAATTCGTTTCCTCTTTTGATGGCCGTTTCTTATCGTTTCTGGCGGAGTTTCGTTCGTGGACGTCCAGATCCATAATCCAGAAGTTGCAAAGCTTAGATCCGCAAGTCTGACAATACTGCACATCGGTTTGCTTTTGGCAAAAGTCTGGAGAGTCGGTACAACCTCTTCGGACTGCTGGGGTTCCCTTATCGTCGACTG
Protein-coding sequences here:
- the LOC136416003 gene encoding uncharacterized protein; its protein translation is MVSVGFSKQQINMSGHLKLFLCGVICLIALANLGAALECLLCESSDISSECRLGQRKFRPRVSHCNAPQAKCYALTQIDDKGTPAVRRGCTDSPDFCQKQTDVQYCQTCGSKLCNFWIMDLDVHERNSARNDKKRPSKEETNLGTEVRARRRVFDGADTIFNGNVTAGVKMVIGRPS